A window of Argopecten irradians isolate NY chromosome 1, Ai_NY, whole genome shotgun sequence contains these coding sequences:
- the LOC138322532 gene encoding G-protein coupled receptor 157-like isoform X2: MVTVPPSSSHLYLTTSTITCVSASLSVLSGLAILWSYRQFPQLQNYTRQLLVCLTVADIFTAYGNFISSLRWFNNGNAAIINDDFCVAQSFITTTSTLSSFFWTTTIAIYLFCAVVLHVNIAEIYGVKVIIMATPVIVPVTVTSVALGYGVLGEDNYSGSGPWCWINSKAENMLMWKLVTGKGWEILTYITTLVIYVLLKFFKWRENRHIFEQVRWSDKDPSLRDADEIFEISWLFLLVARIWGTLRFFLATFEVCVSDQVNIALLCMQCVGDSSQALWNFFFFFTLDQELRGQICHRNVRSSTNRASSSEFIGALESYP; encoded by the exons ATGgtaactgtaccaccatcatcATCTCACCTGTATCTAACAACGTCGACAATAACGTGTGTAAGTGCATCACTGTCTGTACTAAGCGGCCTTGCCATTCTGTGGTCGTACCGGCAGTTCCCACAACTACAGAACTACACACGACAGCTCCTGGTCTGTCTGACAGTAGCTGACATCTTTACCGCGTACGGAAACTTCATCAGTAGTCTGAGATGGTTCAACAATGGTAACGCGGCGATTATAAACGATGACTTTTGTGTCGCCCAAAGTTTTATCACAACGACATCAACGTTAAGTTCATTTTTCTGGACGACAACTATAGCAATATATCTGTTCTGTGCTGTGGTACTCCATGTTAATATAGCTGAGATATAcggggtcaaggtcattataaTGGCTACCCCGGTGATAGTTCCAG taacagtCACCAGTGTTGCCCTTGGTTACGGTGTCCTAGGCGAGGACAACTATTCCGGAAGTGGACCGTGGTGTTGGATCAATAGTAAAGCCGAGAACATGTTGATGTGGAAGCTTGTCACAGGAAAAGGCTGGGAAATACTTACATATATAACAACTCTAGTAATATATGTTCTGCTGAAATTCTTCAAGTGGAGAGAG AATCGCCACATATTCGAGCAGGTACGATGGAGTGATAAAGATCCGAGTCTCCGAGATGCTGATGAGATATTTGAGATATCCTGGCTGTTTCTTCTCGTCGCGAGGATTTGGGGCACGCTTCGGTTTTTCTTAGCG ACTTTCGAAGTTTGCGTAAGCGACCAAGTAAATATTGCCTTACtttgtatgcagtgtgttggaGATAGCTCACAGGCCCTCTGgaatttcttcttcttttttacCCTGGACCAAGAACTACGGGGCCAGATTTGTCATCGAAATGTTCGTTCAAGCACAAATCGTGCTTCCAGCTCTGAATTTATTGGTGCTCTTGAAAGTTACCCTTAA
- the LOC138322577 gene encoding G-protein coupled receptor 157-like, with translation MATPVIVPVTVTSVALGYGVLGEDNYSGSGPWCWINSKAENMLMWKLVTGKGWEILTYITTLVIYVLLKFFKWRENRHIFEQVRWSDKDPSLRDADEIFEISWLFLLVARIWGTLRFFLATFEVCVSDQVNIA, from the exons ATGGCTACCCCGGTGATAGTTCCAG taacagtCACCAGTGTTGCCCTTGGTTACGGTGTCCTAGGCGAGGACAACTATTCCGGAAGTGGACCGTGGTGTTGGATCAATAGTAAAGCCGAGAACATGTTGATGTGGAAGCTTGTCACAGGAAAAGGCTGGGAAATACTTACATATATAACAACTCTAGTAATATATGTTCTGCTGAAATTCTTCAAGTGGAGAGAG AATCGCCACATATTCGAGCAGGTACGATGGAGTGATAAAGATCCGAGTCTCCGAGATGCTGATGAGATATTTGAGATATCCTGGCTGTTTCTTCTCGTCGCGAGGATTTGGGGCACGCTTCGGTTTTTCTTAGCG ACTTTCGAAGTTTGCGTAAGCGACCAAGTAAATATTGCCTAA
- the LOC138322532 gene encoding G-protein coupled receptor 157-like isoform X1: MVTVPPSSSHLYLTTSTITCVSASLSVLSGLAILWSYRQFPQLQNYTRQLLVCLTVADIFTAYGNFISSLRWFNNGNAAIINDDFCVAQSFITTTSTLSSFFWTTTIAIYLFCAVVLHVNIAEIYGVKVIIMATPVIVPVTVTSVALGYGVLGEDNYSGSGPWCWINSKAENMLMWKLVTGKGWEILTYITTLVIYVLLKFFKWRENRHIFEQVRWSDKDPSLRDADEIFEISWLFLLVARIWGTLRFFLAVGVTRMLWLDQIGYTIVYSCSPLVARMTCV; encoded by the exons ATGgtaactgtaccaccatcatcATCTCACCTGTATCTAACAACGTCGACAATAACGTGTGTAAGTGCATCACTGTCTGTACTAAGCGGCCTTGCCATTCTGTGGTCGTACCGGCAGTTCCCACAACTACAGAACTACACACGACAGCTCCTGGTCTGTCTGACAGTAGCTGACATCTTTACCGCGTACGGAAACTTCATCAGTAGTCTGAGATGGTTCAACAATGGTAACGCGGCGATTATAAACGATGACTTTTGTGTCGCCCAAAGTTTTATCACAACGACATCAACGTTAAGTTCATTTTTCTGGACGACAACTATAGCAATATATCTGTTCTGTGCTGTGGTACTCCATGTTAATATAGCTGAGATATAcggggtcaaggtcattataaTGGCTACCCCGGTGATAGTTCCAG taacagtCACCAGTGTTGCCCTTGGTTACGGTGTCCTAGGCGAGGACAACTATTCCGGAAGTGGACCGTGGTGTTGGATCAATAGTAAAGCCGAGAACATGTTGATGTGGAAGCTTGTCACAGGAAAAGGCTGGGAAATACTTACATATATAACAACTCTAGTAATATATGTTCTGCTGAAATTCTTCAAGTGGAGAGAG AATCGCCACATATTCGAGCAGGTACGATGGAGTGATAAAGATCCGAGTCTCCGAGATGCTGATGAGATATTTGAGATATCCTGGCTGTTTCTTCTCGTCGCGAGGATTTGGGGCACGCTTCGGTTTTTCTTAGCGGTAGGTGTCACGAGAATGCTGTGGCTTGATCAAATAGGCTACACCATTGTTTATAGCTGTAGTCCACTTGTTGCTAGAATGACATGTGTTTGA